Proteins encoded by one window of Panicum virgatum strain AP13 chromosome 7N, P.virgatum_v5, whole genome shotgun sequence:
- the LOC120681833 gene encoding protein CHROMATIN REMODELING 24-like, translating into MASPPPFDICGDLDDEPATAIPAGRHHPAAAPTPNGLNDHLLRLARSRQDPNPNPNPPPGTPAEEARKVKLADRRRLCKLATQQPEEEEQKQQDGGDSIRDILDDLTTRLDSLSVHKTNPTARPREEQFAPLPCDITSDPDDQSAKDGVTHAGTSSPLQISSSDEAATTITRRAEVNPETTSVASAFTDYSCGEVPRGIGKSKGTKDVGRIDRVSKASSFVDSDSDYDDGDEEKGTSTAYAAKHVRRKAFTRRQTKASTFMNHDYSSDDVLGQEKENHGVVENDAEDVGWEKTEDFKMEPTGTAATSKPYKLPGRIFKMLYPHQREGLRWLWVLHCKGTGGILGDDMGLGKTMQVSAFLAGLFHSRLIKRVLIVAPKTLLAHWTKELSVVGLKHKIRDYSGPSTNIRNHELRYAFKEGGVLLTTYDIVRNNYKLIRGNSYNNDDDDEEGTLWNYVILDEGHLIKNNKTQRAQSLFEIPCAHRIVISGTPIQNNLKEMWALFNFCCPDVLGDKQQFKTRFEMAILRGNDKNATTREKHIGSNVAKELRERIKPYFLRRMKSEVFLDSGASEEKTLAKKNELIVWLKLTACQRKLYEAFLKSELVHLAVQPKGSPLAAITILKKICDHPLLLTKKAAEGVLEGMDEMLNDQDIGMVEKMAMNLADMAHDDDALEVGQDVSCKLSFIMSLLRNLVKEGHHVLIFSQTRKMLNLIQEAILLEGYKFLRIDGTTKVSDRERIVKDFQEGPGAPIFLLTTQVGGLGLTLTKAARVIVVDPAWNPSTDNQSVDRAYRIGQTKDVIVYRLMTSATIEEKIYKLQVFKGALFRTATEQKEQTRYFSKSEIQELFSLPQQGFDVSLTQKQLQEEHGQQVVMDESLRQHIQFLEQQGIAGVSHHSLLFSKTATLPTLSESDALDSKPRGMPMMPQHYYKGSSSDYVASGAAFALKPKDEKFTAPRYSPSNRSAESPEEIKARIDRLSQTLSNAALVSKLPDGGEKIRRQISELDEKLTSAEKEKREREKGGTEVICLDDLSADMESIVLSV; encoded by the exons ATGGCATCTCCCCCGCCTTTCGACATTTGCGGCGATCTCGACGACGAGCCGGCCACCGCCATCCCCGCCGGTCGCCATCAccctgccgccgcccccacgcccaACGGCCTCAACgaccacctcctccgcctcgcccgcaGCCGCCAagaccctaaccctaaccccaaTCCGCCTCCAG GAACCCCCGCTGAAGAAGCCAGGAAGGTCAAGCTCGCCGACCGACGCCGCCTGTGCAAGCTCGCCACCCAGcaaccggaggaggaggagcagaagcagcaggacggcggcgacaGCATTCGCGACATCCTGGACGATCTCACCACCCGCCTCGACTCGCTGTCCGTCCACAAGACCAACCCTACCGCGAGGCCCAGAGAAGAGCAGTTCGCCCCCCTGCCGTGCGACATCACCTCAGACCCAGATGACCAGAGCGCCAAGGATGGAGTGACCCATGCCGGCACCTCCTCGCCCCTTCAGATTTCTAGCTCTGATGAAGCAGCTACAACCATCACCAGGCGGGCTGAGGTCAATCCAGAAACTACTTCAGTCGCCTCAGCCTTTACTGATTATTCATGTGGTGAGGTCCCCCGTGGCATTGGGAAGAGCAAAGGTACCAAGGATGTGGGGAGGATAGATAGGGTATCAAAGGCCTCATCCTTCGTTGATTCTGATTCTGATTACGACGACGGTGATGAGGAGAAAGGAACATCAACAGCTTATGCTGCTAAGCATGTCAGAAGGAAGGCATTCACAAGGAGACAAACCAAGGCCTCAACATTCATGAACCATGACTACAGCAGCGATGACGTCCTGGGTCAGGAGAAGGAAAATCATGGAGTTGTGGAGAACGATGCTGAGGATGTTGGATGGGAGAAGACGGAGGACTTCAAGATGGAGCCAACTGGAACTGCTGCAACATCCAAACCATATAAGCTCCCGGGAAGGATATTCAAGATGCTTTACCCTCATCAGCGGGAGGGCCTCCGATGGCTCTGGGTTCTGCACTGCAAGGGAACTGGAGGGATCCTAGGGGATGACATGGGCCTTGGCAAGACCATGCAG GTTTCTGCATTTCTGGCTGGATTGTTTCATTCTCGCCTAATCAAGAGGGTGCTCATTGTCGCTCCAAAGACACTTCTGGCTCATTGGACCAAGGAGCTCTCAGTTGTTGGCCTTAAACATAAGATCAGAGA CTACTCTGGCCCCAGCACAAATATTCGCAATCATGAGCTTCGGTATGCCTTCAAG GAGGGTGGTGTCCTCCTAACAACGTATGACATTGTCCGGAACAATTACAAGCTGATAAGAGGCAATTCCTACAACaatgatgacgacgatgaggaAGGAACATTGTGGAATTACGTCATTCTTGATGAGGGGCATCTAATAAAAAACAATAAGACACAAAGGGCTCAAAGCTTGTTCGAAATACCTTGTGCCCATCGCATTGTGATCAGTGGGACACCTATCCAAAATAACTTGAAG GAAATGTGGGCTCTGTTCAATTTCTGTTGCCCGGATGTCTTGGGTGATAAACAACA GTTCAAAACAAGGTTTGAGATGGCTATCCTTCGAGGAAACGACAAGAATGCTACCACTCGAGAGAAGCACATAGGCTCAAATGTAGCTAAG GAACTAAGAGAGCGGATCAAGCCATACTTTTTGCGACGCATGAAAAGTGAAGTATTCCTTGATAGTGGTGCATCAGAAGAAAAAACGTTAGCAAAGAAGAACGAGCTAATTGTCTGGCTGAAGTTAACGGCTTGCCAG AGGAAGTTGTATGAAGCTTTTCTAAAAAGTGAGTTGGTTCATTTAGCTGTACAACCAAAGGGATCACCACTGGCTGCAATCACA ATATTGAAGAAAATATGCGATCACCCACTGCTATTGACTAAGAAAGCTGCTGAAGGCGTCTTGGAAGGGATGGATGAAATGCTGAATGATCAAGACATAGGAATGGTAGAAAAAATGGCCATGAACCTTGCAGATATggctcatgatgatgatgcaCTGGAAGTTGGTCAGGATGTCTCATGCAAACTATCATTCATCATGTCCTTGTTG CGGAACCTTGTTAAAGAGGGgcatcatgttttaatcttttcGCAGACCCGTAAAATGTTGAACCTTATTCAG GAAGCCATATTATTAGAGGGCTACAAGTTTTTGCGCATTGATGGCACAACAAAGGTTTCTGATCGGGAAAGGATTGTGAAG GATTTCCAAGAGGGTCCTGGAGCTCCAATATTTTTACTAACCACACAAGTTGGTGGACTTGGACTTACACTTACCAAGGCAGCACGCGTCATAGTAGTTGATCCTGCTTGGAACCCAAG TACAGACAATCAAAGTGTAGATCGTGCTTACCGGATTGGCCAGACCAAAGATGTGATTGTATACCGCTTGATGACATCTGCAACCATTGAGGAAAAGATCTACAAATTACAG GTTTTCAAGGGGGCTCTGTTCAGAACAGCTACAGAACAAAAGGAGCAAACACGTTACTTCAGCAAGAGT GAGATTCAAGAGCTTTTTAGTTTGCCACAACAAGGTTTTGATGTTTCCCTCACGCAAAAGCAGTTGCAAGAAGAGCATGGTCAACAAGTTGTTAT GGATGAATCCTTGAGGCAGCATATACAGTTTCTGGAGCAACAGGGAATAGCCGGCGTGAGCCATCACAGCCTCCTGTTCTCTAAAACAGCAACCCTGCCCACATTGAGTGAGAGTGATGCACTGGACAG CAAACCTCGAGGAATGCCCATGATGCCTCAGCACTATTACAAGGGATCCTCGTCTGACTATGTTGCCAGCGG GGCAGCTTTTGCATTGAAGCCGAAAGATGAAAAATTCACTGCTCCAAGGTACTCCCCAAGCAACAGAAGTGCAGAGAGTCCTGAAGAGATTAAGGCAAGAATCGACCGGCTTTCACAGACTCTCTCCAATGCG GCACTGGTGTCGAAGCTACCAGATGGTGGGGAGAAGATAAGGAGGCAGATAAGTGAGCTGGATGAGAAACTGACTTCTgcggagaaggagaagagggagagggaaaagggGGGCACGGAAGTGATCTGCTTGGATGATCTGAGCGCAGATATGGAGAGCATAGTGTTGTCGGTTTAG
- the LOC120683068 gene encoding protein STAY-GREEN LIKE, chloroplastic-like isoform X3 — MAARGGALCFSSSSAAAVTCRRAGGCRPEPPRFLVVSCDARTADVYSSLPLAAKLLGPPTTFNAAKLKVEFAGEDPLLRGKKQPFPRAYTLTHCDLTANLTLAVTGGPMTSEQLRSWQSTLQRDDVVAEWKEAAAGAGEMALHVHCFVSGANLLQELAAGFRYYVFSKELPLVLKAVVHGDAALFSERPELMEAKVWVHFHSSSRKYNRIECWGPLREATKRNLHLLDRRLDELQSAITRSRRRRKWASPETIFNALVALLL; from the exons atggcggcgcgcggcggcgcgctctgCTTCTCAtcctcgtccgccgccgccgtcacgtgCAGGAGGGCGGGTGGCTGCAGGCCGGAACCGCCGCGTTTCTTGGTCGTCAGCTGCGACGCCAGGACAGCGGACGTCTACTCCTCCCTGCCCCTG GCCGCGAAGCTGCTGGGTCCTCCCACGACCTTCAACGCGGCGAAGCTCAAGGTTGAGTTCGCCGGGGAGGATCCGCTGCTGCGGGGCAAGAAGCAGCCTTTCCCCAGAGCCTACACCCTGACCCACTGCGACTTGACGGCCAACCTGACGCTCGCCGTGACCGGGGGGCCCATGACCAGCGAGCAGCTGCGGAGCTGGCAGTCGACGCTGCAGCGGGACGACGTGGTGGCCGAGTGGAaggaggcggccgccggcgccggggagaTGGCGCTGCACGTGCATTGCTTCGTCAGCGGCGCCAACCTCCTGCAGGAGCTGGCGGCGGGTTTCAGATACTACGTCTTCTCCAAGGAGCTGCCGCTG GTCCTCAAGGCTGTGGTTCACGGCGACGCGGCGCTCTTCTCGGAGCGGCCGGAGCTGATGGAGGCCAAGGTGTGGGTGCACTTCCACTCCAGCTCCCGCAAGTACAACCGGATAGAGTGCTGGGGGCCGCTCAGGGAGGCCACCAAGAGGAACCTGCACCTGCTGGATAGGCGGCTGGACGAACTGCAGAGCGCAATCACCAGGAGCAGGAGGCGACGCAAGTGGGCGAGCCCAGAGACAATCTTCAACGCCCTGGTGGCACTACTGCTTTGA
- the LOC120683068 gene encoding protein STAY-GREEN LIKE, chloroplastic-like isoform X1, giving the protein MAARGGALCFSSSSAAAVTCRRAGGCRPEPPRFLVVSCDARTADVYSSLPLPTNQQSMSIDALCMQAAKLLGPPTTFNAAKLKVEFAGEDPLLRGKKQPFPRAYTLTHCDLTANLTLAVTGGPMTSEQLRSWQSTLQRDDVVAEWKEAAAGAGEMALHVHCFVSGANLLQELAAGFRYYVFSKELPLVLKAVVHGDAALFSERPELMEAKVWVHFHSSSRKYNRIECWGPLREATKRNLHLLDRRLDELQSAITRSRRRRKWASPETIFNALVALLL; this is encoded by the exons atggcggcgcgcggcggcgcgctctgCTTCTCAtcctcgtccgccgccgccgtcacgtgCAGGAGGGCGGGTGGCTGCAGGCCGGAACCGCCGCGTTTCTTGGTCGTCAGCTGCGACGCCAGGACAGCGGACGTCTACTCCTCCCTGCCCCTG CCAACCAACCAACAGTCGATGTCGATCGATGCCCTCTGCATGCAGGCCGCGAAGCTGCTGGGTCCTCCCACGACCTTCAACGCGGCGAAGCTCAAGGTTGAGTTCGCCGGGGAGGATCCGCTGCTGCGGGGCAAGAAGCAGCCTTTCCCCAGAGCCTACACCCTGACCCACTGCGACTTGACGGCCAACCTGACGCTCGCCGTGACCGGGGGGCCCATGACCAGCGAGCAGCTGCGGAGCTGGCAGTCGACGCTGCAGCGGGACGACGTGGTGGCCGAGTGGAaggaggcggccgccggcgccggggagaTGGCGCTGCACGTGCATTGCTTCGTCAGCGGCGCCAACCTCCTGCAGGAGCTGGCGGCGGGTTTCAGATACTACGTCTTCTCCAAGGAGCTGCCGCTG GTCCTCAAGGCTGTGGTTCACGGCGACGCGGCGCTCTTCTCGGAGCGGCCGGAGCTGATGGAGGCCAAGGTGTGGGTGCACTTCCACTCCAGCTCCCGCAAGTACAACCGGATAGAGTGCTGGGGGCCGCTCAGGGAGGCCACCAAGAGGAACCTGCACCTGCTGGATAGGCGGCTGGACGAACTGCAGAGCGCAATCACCAGGAGCAGGAGGCGACGCAAGTGGGCGAGCCCAGAGACAATCTTCAACGCCCTGGTGGCACTACTGCTTTGA
- the LOC120683068 gene encoding protein STAY-GREEN LIKE, chloroplastic-like isoform X2, giving the protein MAARGGALCFSSSSAAAVTCRRAGGCRPEPPRFLVVSCDARTADVYSSLPLSMSIDALCMQAAKLLGPPTTFNAAKLKVEFAGEDPLLRGKKQPFPRAYTLTHCDLTANLTLAVTGGPMTSEQLRSWQSTLQRDDVVAEWKEAAAGAGEMALHVHCFVSGANLLQELAAGFRYYVFSKELPLVLKAVVHGDAALFSERPELMEAKVWVHFHSSSRKYNRIECWGPLREATKRNLHLLDRRLDELQSAITRSRRRRKWASPETIFNALVALLL; this is encoded by the exons atggcggcgcgcggcggcgcgctctgCTTCTCAtcctcgtccgccgccgccgtcacgtgCAGGAGGGCGGGTGGCTGCAGGCCGGAACCGCCGCGTTTCTTGGTCGTCAGCTGCGACGCCAGGACAGCGGACGTCTACTCCTCCCTGCCCCTG TCGATGTCGATCGATGCCCTCTGCATGCAGGCCGCGAAGCTGCTGGGTCCTCCCACGACCTTCAACGCGGCGAAGCTCAAGGTTGAGTTCGCCGGGGAGGATCCGCTGCTGCGGGGCAAGAAGCAGCCTTTCCCCAGAGCCTACACCCTGACCCACTGCGACTTGACGGCCAACCTGACGCTCGCCGTGACCGGGGGGCCCATGACCAGCGAGCAGCTGCGGAGCTGGCAGTCGACGCTGCAGCGGGACGACGTGGTGGCCGAGTGGAaggaggcggccgccggcgccggggagaTGGCGCTGCACGTGCATTGCTTCGTCAGCGGCGCCAACCTCCTGCAGGAGCTGGCGGCGGGTTTCAGATACTACGTCTTCTCCAAGGAGCTGCCGCTG GTCCTCAAGGCTGTGGTTCACGGCGACGCGGCGCTCTTCTCGGAGCGGCCGGAGCTGATGGAGGCCAAGGTGTGGGTGCACTTCCACTCCAGCTCCCGCAAGTACAACCGGATAGAGTGCTGGGGGCCGCTCAGGGAGGCCACCAAGAGGAACCTGCACCTGCTGGATAGGCGGCTGGACGAACTGCAGAGCGCAATCACCAGGAGCAGGAGGCGACGCAAGTGGGCGAGCCCAGAGACAATCTTCAACGCCCTGGTGGCACTACTGCTTTGA